From the candidate division WOR-3 bacterium genome, one window contains:
- the gmd gene encoding GDP-mannose 4,6-dehydratase: MKQTKKAFITGITGQDGSYLAELLLEKGYEVHGLIRRASTFNTKRIEHIYVDPHMGGAKLFLHYGDLSDSSNIYKLLHNIQPDEIYHLGAQSHVRVSFDIPEYTADITGLGTLRILHAIKELGLNSKFYQASSSEMYGKVVEIPQNENTPFYPRSPYGCAKVFAYWITKNYRESYGIFAANGILFNHESPRRGETFVTRKITRGLARIKLGLDKCLYLGNLEAKRDWGYAKDFMEGVWKIIQYKEPDDFVLATGETHTVREFVEEACRFFDIDLEWRGKGLEEVGVDRKKGTEIIKIDPKYFRPAEVDILVGDYSKAKKLLDWEPKTKFKDLVKLMCQADFESEAKNA, encoded by the coding sequence ATGAAACAAACAAAAAAAGCATTTATTACAGGAATAACAGGTCAAGATGGTTCTTATTTGGCAGAACTCTTACTAGAAAAGGGTTATGAGGTTCACGGGTTAATAAGGAGAGCATCTACCTTTAACACAAAAAGAATTGAGCATATTTACGTAGACCCACATATGGGGGGTGCAAAATTATTTTTACACTATGGGGATCTTTCGGACAGTAGTAATATTTATAAATTGCTTCATAATATACAACCTGATGAAATTTATCATTTGGGGGCGCAAAGCCACGTGAGAGTTAGTTTTGATATACCGGAATACACAGCTGATATTACTGGACTTGGCACCCTAAGAATACTGCATGCTATTAAAGAGTTGGGGCTGAATAGTAAGTTTTATCAAGCTTCATCTTCCGAAATGTACGGGAAAGTGGTCGAAATACCACAGAACGAAAATACTCCGTTTTACCCAAGGTCCCCCTATGGCTGTGCCAAAGTTTTTGCTTATTGGATAACTAAAAATTATCGCGAGAGCTATGGCATATTTGCGGCTAACGGAATATTGTTCAACCACGAATCTCCAAGAAGGGGAGAAACCTTCGTAACAAGAAAAATAACGAGAGGCCTGGCGAGGATAAAATTAGGTTTAGATAAATGTTTGTACTTGGGAAATCTGGAGGCTAAAAGGGACTGGGGTTATGCTAAAGATTTTATGGAGGGTGTATGGAAAATAATTCAATATAAAGAACCGGATGATTTTGTTCTGGCAACGGGGGAAACACACACGGTAAGAGAGTTTGTTGAAGAGGCCTGTAGGTTTTTTGATATAGATCTAGAATGGAGGGGAAAGGGTCTTGAAGAAGTTGGTGTGGATAGAAAAAAAGGAACTGAAATAATAAAAATAGATCCGAAATATTTCAGACCCGCTGAAGTAGATATACTAGTGGGTGATTATAGCAAAGCCAAAAAATTATTAGATTGGGAACCCAAGACAAAATTCAAAGATTTGGTAAAATTAATGTGCCAAGCCGATTTTGAAAGTGAGGCTAAAAATGCATAA
- a CDS encoding FkbM family methyltransferase, with the protein MNETIERLKRNGFVKSCRYIWYEIAAFVKRTLFSTYSQLGEDVVIDSILGNKSEGFYIDVGANDPIRFNNTARFYKKGWCGINIEPDIKKYKKLLKMRPRDINLNVGVSTKTGFMTFYKFIPDTLSTFSIEERDNNIKMGYKMIDEIHVETVTLSSIVSTYANNRAIDFLTIDTEGNDLDVLKSYDWEHGPQPKLICLEIFQQQNGEIDGYLTSLGYVKKYDNGLNAIYVYSSSS; encoded by the coding sequence ATGAACGAAACTATAGAAAGATTAAAAAGGAATGGATTTGTTAAGTCTTGCAGATATATTTGGTATGAGATTGCAGCTTTTGTTAAAAGAACTCTCTTTTCAACCTATAGCCAATTGGGGGAAGATGTGGTAATCGATAGCATACTCGGAAATAAAAGCGAGGGTTTTTACATAGATGTGGGAGCTAACGATCCAATTAGATTTAATAACACGGCAAGGTTTTATAAAAAAGGGTGGTGCGGAATCAACATAGAACCAGACATTAAAAAGTATAAAAAACTGCTAAAAATGAGGCCAAGAGACATAAATTTAAATGTTGGCGTCTCAACCAAAACCGGTTTCATGACCTTTTATAAGTTCATACCTGATACATTATCAACATTTTCCATAGAGGAACGTGATAATAATATAAAAATGGGTTACAAAATGATCGATGAAATACATGTTGAAACCGTAACTTTGTCCTCAATAGTATCCACCTACGCTAATAACCGCGCAATAGATTTTCTTACCATCGATACAGAAGGCAACGATCTAGACGTACTCAAAAGCTATGACTGGGAACATGGACCGCAACCCAAACTTATATGTTTAGAAATTTTTCAGCAACAAAACGGGGAGATTGATGGCTATCTTACGAGTTTGGGGTATGTCAAAAAATATGACAATGGTTTAAACGCTATATATGTATATAGCAGTTCGTCGTGA
- a CDS encoding GDP-L-fucose synthase, with protein sequence MHKNAKIYVAGHKGLVGSAILRKLESLGYTNLIYKTKSELDLTNELQTASFFSEQKPEYVFLAAAKVGGIIANRDYPAEFIYENLKIQNNVIHYSYLNKVKKLCFLGSTCIYPKLAPQPLKEEYLLTGPLEETNEAYAVAKIAGIKMCQAYNKQYGTNFISVMPTNLYGPNDNFDLTTSHVLPAFIRRFHEAKTNNAKEVVIWGTGTPRREFLYVDDLAEALIFLMENYEDSEIINIGVGEDIPIIDLAKLVARIVGYNGEIKTDTSKPDGTPRKLVDVSKITSMGWRPKTSLEEGIKLTYEWYLQNYN encoded by the coding sequence ATGCATAAGAACGCAAAGATATACGTAGCAGGACACAAAGGGCTTGTGGGGTCTGCAATATTAAGGAAACTGGAAAGTTTAGGTTATACCAACCTAATATATAAAACCAAATCTGAATTAGACTTAACTAACGAACTCCAAACCGCAAGCTTCTTTTCTGAGCAAAAACCTGAATATGTTTTCTTAGCCGCAGCTAAAGTTGGTGGTATAATAGCTAATAGGGACTACCCAGCAGAATTCATCTACGAAAACTTAAAGATACAAAACAATGTTATACATTATTCTTACCTCAATAAGGTTAAAAAGCTGTGTTTTTTGGGATCAACCTGCATATATCCAAAGTTAGCGCCTCAACCACTAAAAGAGGAGTATCTATTAACAGGCCCGCTGGAAGAAACTAACGAGGCCTATGCCGTAGCAAAAATAGCAGGTATTAAAATGTGCCAAGCTTACAACAAGCAGTACGGCACAAACTTCATAAGCGTTATGCCAACCAACCTATATGGTCCAAATGATAATTTTGATTTAACCACATCACACGTGTTACCAGCTTTTATAAGAAGATTTCACGAAGCTAAAACAAACAACGCAAAAGAGGTTGTTATATGGGGTACGGGAACTCCAAGAAGAGAGTTTTTATATGTAGACGATTTAGCAGAAGCTTTGATATTCCTGATGGAGAATTACGAAGATTCTGAAATAATAAACATTGGGGTTGGCGAAGATATACCAATAATAGATCTCGCAAAATTGGTTGCGAGAATAGTCGGTTATAACGGGGAAATAAAAACTGATACCTCAAAGCCTGACGGTACTCCAAGAAAGCTTGTGGATGTAAGCAAGATAACATCTATGGGTTGGAGGCCAAAAACAAGTTTAGAAGAAGGTATAAAACTAACCTACGAATGGTACTTACAAAATTATAACTAA
- a CDS encoding alpha-1,2-fucosyltransferase → MILKGGLGNQMFQYAFAKNISVIKNEEVVFDTSFLDCRIPVKYFTYRNYELDLFGVKERKVSTIMPNAVYKYLGYPITKIKSIAKGGYISEGKNPYIFDDKLYEKALKAKKSITLEGFWNNYKYFEANNELIKNIFDTDKLYDKKYEDIEKDIVNSNSVSISIRRGDYLNPKHKDVFVQLDENYYGKAIDLIRQKVEKPKFYVFSYDDPEWAKDTLKLPPKECVILDKNYIGDRFKTFLRLISLCKHNIISNSSFAFWGAYLNRNSGATRIAPGYWMPKYRFEAPKDWLVL, encoded by the coding sequence GTGATACTAAAGGGTGGGCTGGGAAATCAAATGTTCCAGTACGCATTTGCCAAAAATATTTCAGTTATAAAAAACGAGGAGGTAGTATTTGATACAAGTTTTTTGGATTGTAGAATACCAGTAAAATACTTTACTTACAGAAATTACGAATTAGATTTGTTTGGAGTAAAAGAAAGAAAAGTTTCCACCATAATGCCAAACGCGGTTTACAAGTATCTTGGATATCCAATTACTAAAATCAAATCAATTGCAAAAGGTGGATATATTTCAGAAGGAAAGAATCCTTACATTTTTGATGATAAGCTTTACGAAAAAGCTTTAAAAGCGAAAAAGAGCATTACACTAGAAGGTTTTTGGAATAATTATAAATATTTTGAAGCCAATAACGAGTTGATAAAGAATATTTTTGATACAGACAAACTATACGACAAAAAATACGAAGATATAGAAAAAGACATAGTAAACTCCAATTCCGTATCTATCAGCATACGTCGCGGTGATTATTTAAATCCAAAACACAAAGATGTATTTGTCCAGCTAGATGAAAATTATTACGGAAAAGCTATCGATTTAATAAGACAAAAAGTTGAGAAACCAAAGTTCTATGTTTTCTCTTACGATGATCCGGAATGGGCAAAAGACACCTTAAAATTACCTCCCAAAGAGTGTGTTATTCTAGACAAAAATTATATTGGTGATAGATTTAAGACTTTTCTGAGATTGATATCGCTTTGCAAACATAATATCATTAGCAACAGCTCCTTTGCTTTCTGGGGTGCGTATTTAAACAGGAATTCAGGGGCAACAAGAATAGCCCCCGGTTATTGGATGCCCAAATACAGATTTGAGGCACCCAAAGATTGGTTAGTGTTGTAA
- a CDS encoding FkbM family methyltransferase: MFIFEPVERFYNILVSKYRNNDKIKVIKAGLSGKNSLEEIVVQGERSSVFLDVKEPKERVVMLDIFDFWRENIGDTRVVDLISINIEGGEYDLINRIIQTNLIDKINILQVQFHKLYPNHIAERAKIIHTLSRTHEVSYSFPYVWECFRKKT; this comes from the coding sequence ATGTTTATCTTTGAACCTGTGGAAAGATTTTATAACATCTTGGTAAGTAAGTACCGTAACAACGACAAAATAAAGGTTATTAAAGCCGGATTGTCAGGTAAAAACTCTTTGGAGGAAATAGTGGTACAGGGAGAACGAAGTTCCGTGTTCCTAGATGTCAAGGAACCTAAGGAAAGAGTAGTGATGTTAGATATATTTGATTTTTGGAGAGAAAATATCGGAGACACCCGCGTTGTAGACCTTATTTCCATTAACATCGAGGGTGGAGAGTACGATCTAATAAATAGAATTATACAAACTAATTTGATTGATAAAATCAATATCTTACAGGTACAATTCCACAAACTTTACCCAAACCATATAGCAGAAAGAGCAAAAATCATACATACCCTCAGTAGAACTCATGAAGTATCTTACTCTTTTCCTTATGTTTGGGAGTGCTTTAGGAAAAAAACATGA